The Stenotrophomonas sp. ZAC14D1_NAIMI4_1 DNA segment CAGATCCGCGAGCGCATCGAGGACACCGGTCGCCACCTGGTCCACCGCATGGAGCGCTTCCTCAATGCGCTGGGCACCATTGCCTCGGCGGGCCCGCTGCTCGGCCTGCTGGGCACGGTCATCGGCATGATCCAGATGTTCCTGGGCATCCTCGACCACGGCGTGGGCGATGTGAACCAGCTGGCCGGTGGCATCGGCAAGGCCCTGGTGTGTACTGCCACCGGCATGATCGTGGCCATCCCGGCGCTGATGTTCCACCGCTTCTTCAAGGGCCGGATCCACGGCTACGTGGTGGAGATGGAACAGGAAGCCAGCGCGTTGCTGGACACGCTGGACGGTCGCCCGGGGGTGATGAACCCGGCACCGGCCCCGCGCGCCGCCGCCCCTGCCACGGCCAAGGCCTGATCGATGCGCATCGGCAACGACCGATCCCAGGATGAGCCGCATATCGATCTGGTTCCGCTGATCGACGTCATCCTGGTGCTGATCATCTTCTTCGTGGTCACAACCACATTCGACGCGCGCTCGACGCTGCAGGTGCAGCTGCCGACCGCCAGCGACCAGCAGACCAACGAAGCGCCGCGTTCGCTCAGCGTGCTGATCAACGCCGATGGCCGCTACTTCGTCAACGACCAGGAAGTGCTGCGCACCGACGTGGAGTCGGTCAAGCAGACCATCGCGTCGGTGGCCGGCAGCGACCGCCAGCAGACCGTGCTGCTGCGCGCCGACGCGCGCACTCCCTACCAGGCCGTGGTCACCGCGCAGGATGCGCTGGGCCAGCTCGGCTTCCGCCGTATCGCAATCGCAACAGCGCCAGAGGTGCGTCCATGAGTTCCAATCACGCGCCGGTGTGGCCGATCTACAAACGCCTGCTCGGCTACACCCGGGCCTACTGGGTGTTCATGGTGGCCGCCGTCATCGCGATGGTGGTCGAGGCCCTGGCCGGCTACCACTTCACCAAGCTGATGGAGCCGCTGGTCAACGACGGCTTCGTCGACCCGCAGCCGCGCGCCGCCGTGGTGCTGCCGCTGACCATCCTCGGCCTGTTCCTGATGCGCAGCCTGGCCACCTGGGTCAGCGACTACACGCTGGCCAAGACCGGCCGCAGCGTGGTGCGTGACCTGCGCGAGCAGGTCCTGGACAAGTACCTGCACCTGCCGTCCTCGCACTTCGATACCGAAGCGACGCCGGTGATGGTCAGCCGCCTGAACTTCGATACCGAGCAGGTCACCCAGGCCAGTGCGGATGCACTGAAGACCATGGTGGCCGACACCCTGACCATCATCGCCATGCTGGTGGTGATGCTGCAGATGAGCGTCAAGGTGACCCTGGCCATGCTGCTGGTGGTGCCGCTGATCGGCGCCATCGTGTCCTATGTGGGCAAGCGCTACCGGCGCATCAGCCGCGGCATCCAGGATGGCATGGGCACCATGGCGCAGACCGCCGAGCAGTCGCTGGCCGCGCAGCAGGAAGTGAAGGTGCACGGCACCCAGCAGCACGAGATCAGTCGCTATTCGCGCCTGGCCAACCGCATGCTGGCGCTGAACATGAAGGTCGAAGTGACGCGCGCGGCCGCCTCCAGCGTGGTCCAGTTCCTCGCTGCGCTGGCGCTGGCGGTCATCGTCTGGGTGTCCACCCGCGAAGCGCTGGCCGGCAAGCTCAACGCTGGCCAGTTCATGGGCCTGATGACCTCGATGATGGCCATCATTCCGTCGCTGCGCCGCCTGACCAGCGTGCAGACCTCGATCTCGCGTGGCGTGGCCGCCGCCGAGCGCCTGTTCGGCATCATCGACATGCCGGTCGAGCGCGACGCCGGCCGCACGCCGCTGCAGCGCGCCCGCGGTGAGCTGGCCTTCGAGCACGTCATGCTGCGCTACCGCGCCGACAGTGGCATCGCCCTGGATGACATCAGCTTCGTCGCGAAACCCGGTACGGTCACCGCCATCGTCGGTCGTTCCGGCAGCGGCAAGACCAGCCTGATCCGCCTGGTGCCGCGCTTCTACGAGCCCAGCGGCGGCCTCATCACCCTGGATGGCGTGGCCCTGGACGACTACGCACTGGCTGACCTGCGCCGCCAGGTGGCCATGGTCGGGCAGAAGGTCATGCTGTTCGACGACACCATCGCCGCCAACATCGCCTATGGCATGGAAGCGACCGAGGAGCAGATCCGTGCGGCGGCCGAGGCGGCCAATGCCTGGGAGTTCATCGCACGCATGCCGCAGCAGCTGCAGACCCCGGTGGGCGAGAACGGTGCGCTGCTGTCCGGTGGCCAGCGCCAGCGCCTGGCGATCGCCCGCGCGATCCTGCGCGATGCGCCGATCCTGATCCTGGATGAGGCCACCGCGGCGCTGGACAACGAATCCGAACGCCTGGTGCAGGACGCCCTGCAGCGCCTGATGCCCGAGCGCACTACGCTGGTGATCGCGCACCGCCTGTCCACCATCGAACACGCCGACCAGGTGCTGGTGATGGACCACGGCCGCATCGTCGAGCGTGGCACCCACAAGGAACTGCTGGAGATGGGTGGCCTGTACCAGCACCTGCACAGCATGCAGTTCCGCGAAAGGCAGGACTGATGGCAGGCAAGGGTACCCAGACCCCGCCGTACTGGTACGACGGCAGCCCGGTTCCATTGCCGATGCGGCTGCTGGCACCGGTCTACGCCGGCGTGGCCGCCCTGCGCCGGCGCCTGTACCGCAGGGGCTGGTTCAAGCGCCATGCGCTGCCGGTGCCGGTCATCGTGGTCGGCAACATCACCGCCGGTGGCACCGGCAAGACGCCGCTGACCATCGCCCTGGTCGAGCGCCTGCGCGCGGCCGGCTGGAAGCCGGGCGTGGCCAGCCGCGGCTACGGCCGTGAAGAGGCGGACAAGGCGCGCTGGGTCGAGGCCGATACGCCGACCGCGCTGGGCGGTGACGAGCCGGTGCTGATCGCGTGGAAGACCGGCGTGCCGGTGCGCGTGGACAGCGACCGCGTGGCTGCCGGCAAGGCACTGATCGCGGCTGGCTGCGATGTCATCGTCTGCGATGATGGCCTGCAGCACTACCGCCTGCAGCGCGACATCGAGATCGAAGTCATCGATGCGCAGCGCCGCTACGGCAATGGCCGGATGATCCCCGCAGGGCCGCTGCGCGAGCCGGTCAGCCGCGCCGACGAATGTGATTTCCGCGTGGTCAACCTCGGCCAGGCCGATGAAGCCACCGCCGCCCAGGCCTGCGGCTTCGGCCAGTGGCCGATGGCCCTGCACATCGACAGCGCGCAGCCGCTGCCCGGTGGCCGCCCGCGACCGCTGGCGTACTTCGCCGGCCAGCGCGTGCATGCCGTGGCCGGCATCGCCAACCCGCAGCGCTTCTTCGACATGCTGCGCGCGCGCGGCATCGGGGTGGTGCCGCATGCCTTCGCCGACCACCAGGTCTACCAGCCGCAGGACCTGTCCTTCGGCAGCCAGTTGCCGGTACTGATGACCGAAAAGGATGCGGTGAAGTGCCGCGCCTTCGGCAATGACTGGCACTACGCGGTGCCGCTGCGTGCAGAGCTGCCGGCCGCCTTCTGGGTGGCGCTGACCGACCGCCTGGACAAGCTGCGCCCGAACTGAGCGGCCGCGCGGCGCTTGCAATCGCCCGCCGCCGGCCGCATTCCTGCTGTATCGCGCCTGCCGAGTACCGCCCGCATGACTGAATTCGTCGTTGCCATCCCGGCCCGCTATGCTGCCTCGCGGCTGCCGGGCAAACCGCTCCGCCTGCTGGGCGGCGAGCCGCTGGTGCTGCACGTGGCGCGCCGCGCGCTGCTGGCCGGTGCCCGCGAAGTCTGGGTGGCCACCGATGACACGCGCATCGCCGATGCGCTGGATGGCCTGGCCGAGGTGAACGTGGCAATGACCGCGGTCAGCCACGCGTCCGGTACCGACCGCCTGGCCGAGTGCGCGCGCATCGCCGGCTGGTGCGACGAAACGGTGGTGGTCAACCTGCAGGGCGATGAGCCGTTCGCCCCGGCGGCCGGCATCCGGGCGGTGGCCGAGGCGCTGGTCGAAGGCGATGCGCCGATGTCGACCCTGGCCACGACCGTCGAGGATGCCCACACGCTGTTCGACCCGAACGTGGTCAAGCTGGTACGCAACGTGCGCAACGAGGCGATGTATTTCAGCCGCGCGCCGATCGCCTGGCATCGCGATGGCTTCGCGCGCAGCCGCGAGGCGCTTCCGGAAGGGCATCGCTGGCTGCGCCACATCGGCATCTATGGCTATCGCGCCGGCTTCCTGCAGCAGTTCGCGGCGATGCCGCCGGGCCAGCTCGAGCAGGTCGAGGCGCTGGAACAGCTGCGCGTGCTGGAAGCCGGTTTCCCGATCAGCGTGGCGATCTCGCCCGAAGCCTTCCCGCCGGGCATCGACACGCCCGAAGACCTCGCCCGTGCCGAGGCCCTGCTGCAGTCCATGGCTGCGCGATGAACCTGCTGGTGGTCTGCCTGGGCAACATCTGCCGCTCGCCGATGGCCGAGGGCGCGCTGCGTGCCCGCCTGCAGGCCTCGCCGCTGGCCGGCCGGGTGCAGGTCGATTCGGCTGGCACCGGCGACTGGCATGTGGGTGAGCCGCCTGATCGCCGCGCCATTGCCTGCGCGGCCGGCCATGGCGTGGACATCGCCGGCCTGCGGGCGCGCCAGCTGCAGCCCGGGGATTTTGAGCGCTTCGACTGGATCCTCTGCGCCGACGAAACCAACCTGCGCGACGCCGCGCGGCTGGCCACGGCCGCCCAGCGCGGGCGCCTGTCGCTGTACCTGCCATGGTCGGGCGGGCAGGGCGCGCAGGCGATTCCTGATCCATACACCGGTGGCAAGGACCATTTCGAGCAGGTCTGGGCGATGGTCGACCAGGCGGCGCAGCGTGCCGTGGCACGACTGTTGCATGACGCCGACTCCGGCATAATCAGACCATGAACGCACAGCCTGTCCAGGACCTGCCCGAGTTTGCCACCTGGCTCAATGCCGCCCCCTGCACCCTGACCGAACTGCGCGGCCGGCCGGTCGCGCTGCTGTTCGTCAATGCCGCATCGGCCTGGAGCATGCAGCGGCTGGCCGAGTTCGGCCAATGGCTGTCACGCAACCCCGGGCGCCTGCAGCCACTCGTACTGCACGTACCGCGCTTTGATTTCGAGCGCGACGCCGGCGCGGCCTTGAAGCTGCTGCGCAGGCAGGGCCTGTCGATGCCGGCACTGCTGGATGCCGACTGGGATGGCTGGCGCCGCTTTGGCGTGACGTCCTGGCCGACCGTCATCCTGCTTGACGCGCAGGGCCGCGAGCAGCAGCGCCTGGTCGGCCTGGGCGCGCCGGGTGAGCTGGAGCGTGCCTTGAACGATCTCTGCGAAGGCGCACCGCCGGCGCCGTCGCGGGGCGGCAGCGAACTGCATCCCGAACTGCCTCATCCGTTGCGTTTTCCGGCGGGCCTGGCGGTCAACCGTGATCGCCTGTACATCGCCGACAGTGGCCGCCACCGCATCCTGGAATGCAGCCACGGCGGGCGCGTGCTGCGCCAGTTCGGGCTGGGCACCGCTGATTTCATGGACGGCAACCTGGCCGAAGCCGCGTTCCACCGCCCGCAGGGGCTGGTGCTCGAGCGCGAGTCGCTGTACGTGGCCGACACCGGCAACCACGCGGTCCGGCGCATCAACCTGGCGACCGGCCAGGTCGATACGCTGTGCGGCAATGGCCGCCCCGGCACGCCCGTCGAGGGCCCGGTGGCGCAGCCGCGGCAGGTGGCGCTGGACCATCCAGTGGGCCTGGCCATCGCCGACAACCAGCTGCATATCGCCATGGCCGGCGACAACCGGCTGTGGAGCTTCCACCTGGGCCTGCGCAGCCTCCAATGGCGTGCCGGCAGCGGCGCCATCGACGAGCGCGACGGCAGCGGGCACATGGCCGCCTTCGCCCAGCCGACCGGCCTGGCGGTGGTGCAGCAGGTGCTGTACGTGGCCGATGCGCTGGGATCCTCGATCCGCGCGGTGCAGCTGCGTGGCGATCTCGTGCAGACCTTGGTCGGGCAGGGCACCTGGCGCTTCGGTGCCGAAGACGGCCCGCGCGGGCAGGCCAGCCTGCAGTACCCGCAGGCCATCGCGTTGAGCCCGGACGCACCCGTGCTGTGGATCGCCGACACCGGCAACGGCCGCCTGCGCACCCTGCGCCTGGGCGGCGGCGATCTGGTCACCCAGCCCCTGCCGCGCCGCCTGCATGGCCCGGCGGGCCTGGCGGTGGGCGCCGGTGCGGTGTGGATTGCCGAGACCGACGCGCACGCCGTGCTGCGTTTCGACCCGGACAGCGGCGTGCTCAGCGAAGTGCCGATCAGCGAATGACCGACGTCACCGCCCCGGCCTTC contains these protein-coding regions:
- a CDS encoding MotA/TolQ/ExbB proton channel family protein: MWELVKAGGWPMVPLLLLGVLALAIVLERFWSLRRNEVLPPGLGQEVRNWAARGKLDPAHLQTLRANSPLGALLAAALEARNRPRDQIRERIEDTGRHLVHRMERFLNALGTIASAGPLLGLLGTVIGMIQMFLGILDHGVGDVNQLAGGIGKALVCTATGMIVAIPALMFHRFFKGRIHGYVVEMEQEASALLDTLDGRPGVMNPAPAPRAAAPATAKA
- a CDS encoding biopolymer transporter ExbD; protein product: MRIGNDRSQDEPHIDLVPLIDVILVLIIFFVVTTTFDARSTLQVQLPTASDQQTNEAPRSLSVLINADGRYFVNDQEVLRTDVESVKQTIASVAGSDRQQTVLLRADARTPYQAVVTAQDALGQLGFRRIAIATAPEVRP
- the msbA gene encoding lipid A export permease/ATP-binding protein MsbA, which translates into the protein MSSNHAPVWPIYKRLLGYTRAYWVFMVAAVIAMVVEALAGYHFTKLMEPLVNDGFVDPQPRAAVVLPLTILGLFLMRSLATWVSDYTLAKTGRSVVRDLREQVLDKYLHLPSSHFDTEATPVMVSRLNFDTEQVTQASADALKTMVADTLTIIAMLVVMLQMSVKVTLAMLLVVPLIGAIVSYVGKRYRRISRGIQDGMGTMAQTAEQSLAAQQEVKVHGTQQHEISRYSRLANRMLALNMKVEVTRAAASSVVQFLAALALAVIVWVSTREALAGKLNAGQFMGLMTSMMAIIPSLRRLTSVQTSISRGVAAAERLFGIIDMPVERDAGRTPLQRARGELAFEHVMLRYRADSGIALDDISFVAKPGTVTAIVGRSGSGKTSLIRLVPRFYEPSGGLITLDGVALDDYALADLRRQVAMVGQKVMLFDDTIAANIAYGMEATEEQIRAAAEAANAWEFIARMPQQLQTPVGENGALLSGGQRQRLAIARAILRDAPILILDEATAALDNESERLVQDALQRLMPERTTLVIAHRLSTIEHADQVLVMDHGRIVERGTHKELLEMGGLYQHLHSMQFRERQD
- the lpxK gene encoding tetraacyldisaccharide 4'-kinase, with the translated sequence MAGKGTQTPPYWYDGSPVPLPMRLLAPVYAGVAALRRRLYRRGWFKRHALPVPVIVVGNITAGGTGKTPLTIALVERLRAAGWKPGVASRGYGREEADKARWVEADTPTALGGDEPVLIAWKTGVPVRVDSDRVAAGKALIAAGCDVIVCDDGLQHYRLQRDIEIEVIDAQRRYGNGRMIPAGPLREPVSRADECDFRVVNLGQADEATAAQACGFGQWPMALHIDSAQPLPGGRPRPLAYFAGQRVHAVAGIANPQRFFDMLRARGIGVVPHAFADHQVYQPQDLSFGSQLPVLMTEKDAVKCRAFGNDWHYAVPLRAELPAAFWVALTDRLDKLRPN
- the kdsB gene encoding 3-deoxy-manno-octulosonate cytidylyltransferase, which codes for MTEFVVAIPARYAASRLPGKPLRLLGGEPLVLHVARRALLAGAREVWVATDDTRIADALDGLAEVNVAMTAVSHASGTDRLAECARIAGWCDETVVVNLQGDEPFAPAAGIRAVAEALVEGDAPMSTLATTVEDAHTLFDPNVVKLVRNVRNEAMYFSRAPIAWHRDGFARSREALPEGHRWLRHIGIYGYRAGFLQQFAAMPPGQLEQVEALEQLRVLEAGFPISVAISPEAFPPGIDTPEDLARAEALLQSMAAR
- a CDS encoding low molecular weight protein-tyrosine-phosphatase; the protein is MNLLVVCLGNICRSPMAEGALRARLQASPLAGRVQVDSAGTGDWHVGEPPDRRAIACAAGHGVDIAGLRARQLQPGDFERFDWILCADETNLRDAARLATAAQRGRLSLYLPWSGGQGAQAIPDPYTGGKDHFEQVWAMVDQAAQRAVARLLHDADSGIIRP